Within Agarivorans litoreus, the genomic segment GCTTGATTACCAAAAGCTAGGCCATACGGTGTGGGGGCAGGGGCGTAACCAACAGCGTTTGCAAGACCTAGCCGAACAAGGCATCGCGCCGCTGCAAGTAGAACTTGGCGAGCTAGAACAGGTGCGCAGCAGCTTTGCCGATTTGCCAGCAATGGACCTCATTGTGTTGTGTGCCGGCAATTGTGAATACTTAGACCCTCAGCGTTTCGACGCCAAACTGTTTGAGCGAGTGTGGCAAAGCAATGTGCTTACCATCGCTAACTGCTTAGATGCTTTATGGGCTAACTTAAAGCCCGGCTCTCAACTGGCGTTAGTTGGTAGCCTTGCTCATCTATTGCCCTTTAGCCAAGCAGGCGCTTATGGCAGTAGCAAAGCCGCGGTGCATTATTTAGCTCAAGCACTAGGAACCGATTTGGGTGACAAACAGGTGAGTGTTCATTGTATTCAACCGGGATTTGTTAAAACCCCACTCACCGACAAAAACAACTTTGCTATGCCCAGTATTATTAGCCCCGAGCAAGCTAGTCAAGCAATCATCAAAGGCCTCAATAAAGGTAAAACTGTGATTAACTTCCCTAGCTTATTCAGCGGCTTTCTGCACATACTCAATTGCTTGCCATATCGCTGGCAGCAA encodes:
- a CDS encoding SDR family NAD(P)-dependent oxidoreductase → MNILITGASSGIGKQLALDYQKLGHTVWGQGRNQQRLQDLAEQGIAPLQVELGELEQVRSSFADLPAMDLIVLCAGNCEYLDPQRFDAKLFERVWQSNVLTIANCLDALWANLKPGSQLALVGSLAHLLPFSQAGAYGSSKAAVHYLAQALGTDLGDKQVSVHCIQPGFVKTPLTDKNNFAMPSIISPEQASQAIIKGLNKGKTVINFPSLFSGFLHILNCLPYRWQQNICRRLAHKEGA